tctccggtgtatggggatggattgtgtacaagataaatatatatgtcgggaaaggacagttggggcagacgtttcgcagactttaagggacaaaataaagttgccgataataaatatggatcgcagccaataatcaatgttttttctaaatatcgttgtctttctgcttcattcagatgtgctgtgttcgtagtcatgactaactaaccactagaattagacaatactacttttaaaaagtctaaattttaagaacctatcaatagaaaacaataccattattatatttatattattattattattatattattactatatattaatatatatgactaactagctactattgggtacaaatacaatgggaataacggtagagttggacacaaagatggcggcaggcttcacggaagtgacgtctttggtactcatgaatagctaagctaaaacatttctcataactggactttcaatcaaaacgtgaattgatcaataatgggagaccaatgccgtagctaaaatgaatgcttgaaacaacgggacagaagataactcgatcgacttctcacatcaaaagccaaaatgttttgaaaatattttgaacctcaagaatagatttggttttggacgtacagcggagactaaatattagcaggggggtatctcacccctcattcgctaacattacattgatatcagagaaagCCCTTGCTCCGTTAATTTCccgttctcttaggattgtttaatgtctatgtaaagccatttaacatcaaacaagtggttgtgatcactttggtgagctgattttgagaaattaaacttaaattgcagctaaagttgtacataatcacacatattaacacgagttcatcacaagctagcagctgccaactgtatgtagccaccttacctatgttagaatgctgatatgaaaaacaaccagtagtcaatgtgcaagctgccaattgaatggtgatttaagctactgtattgggtttatatatttgtaaatctgactctgaaagagtcagtgcctcaccagccacgaacctcaccgcacgttactgttccaggtaatcccaaataggactctgtcgctttctcccgacttttgccgccataataccaggtgaggggcgtgaagtaaaagtggtacggcggaagatagacgctatgtatgaaatcaattgacatctatgaaatacattgacaaagacgaaaactaaggacattttctctataattctattttattttagttagttttgtaaagacacaatacagtttcagttagttatcgtttttttataaagcctcgtttttatttttatttcagttaacgaaaagaaaaatcacacctcgttttcgttttttcgttagttttcgttaactataataaccttgcctCGCACCGGTCCCCAAACATTTTGCACACTGTTTGGATAGCAGTGCAAGTTAGAATCTAGTGTTTGCTAGAATAACAGCCACAGTTTTGAGAGAAGTGCAGTGTCCTACCCACTACTAAATCTCATGGCtaaagtttgttttctgtgcatgtcagttgtattactattactattatatGTTGTATAGCAAGGTCATCGTATGGCTGTCCatgtactgttgtgtgtgtgtgtgtgtgtgtgtgtgtgtgaatgacccTGTCCATGTACTGTTTTCACTGCATGAGTAATTGTGCGAGCATGTCTTTGTGCCAGTGTGAACACTGAAACGGCTTTATTAGGACCTTTTAGCCTGTCCGTGTTCGTCGCGGTGatgctgttttttattttttcacaggAAACCTCGGCCCGTTTCCCAGCTGGTCGCCCAGCAAGTAACGCAGCAGTTCGCCTCTCCCACCCAAcccaagaaggagaagagggagcgCACGGACAAAGAGCGCAGCGAGAAGGAGCCCACGCTCAAGAAGATCAGCCACAAGAGGATGAGGTGAGCAAGCGGTCCCCGctgccaggagtgtgtgtgtgtgtgtctgtctcatttTGATGCAAAATGAGACGAGAGGCCATCTCTTTGTGCCAGCTTGTATGCAAATTCAAATTTGTACTTATGTATCTTTCTGCACCAGTCTTGTagaaaagtaagagagagagtgtgtgtttgtttgtgtgtgtgtgtgtgtgtgtgtgtgtgtgtgtgtgtgagagtgtgagagagagagacagtttcagcatacacacgcacacagtcttGGGTAGAAAATGACTTTAGTCTGTGCTTGTCTCTGTGCCAGGTTGTGTATAAAAATAGAATGTGATTCTTTTGGTCCAGTTTTCCAGTACCAAATTATGTatgaaatgaagtgtgtgtgtgtgtgtgtgtgtgtgtgtgtttgtgtgtaagtgtttgtgtgtaagtgtttgtgtgtaagtgtgtgtgtgtgtgtgtgtgtgtgtaagagagagagggggagagagtgtatgagcGTTATCTCTAGTTTGCATAGAAAATgaattcagtgagtgtgtgtctacccACACCTAGAGGTATCGGATACCCTTTCAAATGTTCACGCAGCTGTTGAGAGTCTGCCTCGCCTGTCTGAGTCCTACTTAAAACTGCACAACTGTTTGGAAAGTCAAGTGCACAGTGATGGAATTGAGAGTGCAGCATaaaggaatatatatatatataaaaaaaaagccaaacagCTTGCAGCTAAAAACCGGTCGTGCCACTATTCCGCGGAGGTCTCCAGcatgcccacagacacacaggctggtCACGCTCGCAAGGAGGCCAAAGCCGTAGCACTAGTGTATATACCCCTCTTTAAAAAATGCAGGAAGTGGGTTTTTCACTTCGCAGTAGCATCCATTGCACTCGCCCCACTAAATCTCACTTCCACGAGAAGCGATCCCTGAACAAGAGGAACCTGTGTTACACTGCAGAGTCTGCTGATGGACGTGAACCACCATGGGAGACAGACCTGCTAGACGGGAGACTAGATCAAGCAGAAGGGTACAGAAGCACTAAGACGTAGGAAGtccttagcttagcttagcttagcttgaAGACTCTTGATTTTGGGCTATTATTTTGTTATAGAGTATCTattattcaaatcaaatcaaatgaaactttatttatataccaAGAGGCAACACAAAGCGCTATTGTTGAGGAAGTTGTTCTGTTGAGTCTCTTGTCCATCAGTGCAGTAAAGTTAGTGAAGTACCCTGCCGTAACACACGGCCTTCAAAATGTGCATTAAGCCTTCAAACTTCCCATGGCTACTCCAGTTTTCTTTAGTTGAAGGGATAACCATGTGATGAtatccacagtgtgtgtgtgtgtgtgtgtgtgtgtgtgtgtgtgtgtgtgtgtgtgaggttcttTCTGTATTTGGAAATAAATGGGTTACCCTTCATTTGAGTTCTGTAGGCTTCACAATGCTACAACTCAACAGGTTCAACAAACAGTCTCttaggtgtgatgtgtgtgtatgtgtatgtgtgtgtcctgtcccccaagcaggcctgtgtgtgatgggtgtgtgtgtgtgtcctgtccccCATGCaggcctaagtgtgtgtgtgtgtgtgtgtgtgtgtgtgtgtgtgtgtgtgtgtgtgtgtgtcctgtccctCATGCAGGCCTaagtgtgacgtgtgtgtgtcctgtccctCATGCaggcctaagtgtgtgtgtgtgtgtgtgtgtgtcctgtccccCATGCaggcctaagtgtgtgtgtgtgtttcccccatgcaggcctaagtgtgtgtgtgtgtgtgtcctgtaccCCATGCAGGCCTAAGTGTGACGTGTATGTGTTTCCCCCATGCAGGCCCCGGTTAAAGAACATCGACAGGAGCAGCGCGCAGCACCTGGAGGTGACGGTGGGCGACCTGACGGTCATAATCACGGACTTTAAGGAGAAAGCCAAGCCCACGTCCACCTCGTCGCCCAGCGCCGCGTCGGCCGACCACCACAGCCAGAGCGGCTCCAGCTCCGACACCAACGCCGAGAGGGCCGCGTCCCGCTCCTCGTCCCCCCGCGGCGAGGCCTCCTCCGTCAACGGAGAGTcgcactaaaaaaaaaaacaaacctcCCTCGCCCCTCCTACCCTCCCCAGTCCCGCTCATCCGCTGTCCTCAAAACCCAGATGCCACCCGTATGCGTCATCTCTCCTACCTACGTCCCCTttgtccttctcctcttccttgcCCTCTTCAAAATGTAGAcctgtcccccccaccccccccccccccctctgaaaATGCACATGTAAGCGTTTGCCAAGCCCTTACAGCAGGTTACACTCTCTTCCCGCAGAGAAATCCACTACGACACAACAAACCAAGCAACAGTTttctgtttttgctttttttctggAGGCTGGGGGTTTGGCGTGCGGCTCTCCCTCTGCGGGGGGTATTCCAGCTCTGGTCAGCGTCTTTGCGCCTCGCGGTTTGGGACGATACCTGGCTTTTAGCCCACACAAGTCGACAAACTGTAGAATTTCTATGTCACTTTCAGGATTAATACTCTATTGATATAGCATTCTAAGAAGATTCATTCTAAAGTCCTGCCATAGGCCCTCAGTTAGCCCGATGCATCCTCCATTTCAGATTGATGTTGGCACTCTCATCCAATCGGTGTTATTGATTACATGTAGACACTGATATGAGCCCCGCCCACTTCATCTCACCTCCATCGTTTCTGTCCAATAAGAACTATTGTGGCATGATCTGATTCAGAGTCTCAATGCAttatgggagaaaaaaaatatgaagcAATTCCCTTCATTGTACAGTCATTGGTTTATCAAACTGTGATAGAATAAGACCTattctttcttgttttgttttgttttgtttttgcaccTGCTGGTATTTGGTGTGGTTTCATGAGAGAAtattttacattaacattttttttttttttcatttgtgtttacttttgttgttttaaaaCAATTCACAGCACAAGTTATATATCATATCATGTTGTTCTCTCATTGCTCTGGCCAAGGTGTGCTATATAAGATGCATAAACATCTTGGTGAATTATGTGTTAATTAAaagtttgaaagaaaaaaaaaaaacatttattactTAAAAAGACATTGTATTAGGAAGGTGTTGACATTGAATCTCCATTTTATAGATTTGAGCTTGTCATCAGAGATTTATTATTACCGTCTAGAAATGTCACTGAATAAAATGACCAGATATAGCCTCTTCAGTAAAAGCCTTGTAAATAAAGTGATAATGTGGGATTTGCAGTAAATGGAAGGGAGcccatatttctttttttcatggcAATACATCCCCAATTTTAGGGACATCGAAACCGGAAAGTTGGCACGATTTACATTTTGACCATACACTTGGTGTCACATACCCTCTATCAGCCAAGAGTATTTTTAGACTTTAAATGGCCATAACAATTTATCAGTCTGGGATGCAGTCATCATTATAGATTTTATGCACACGGGTATTAAAGAAGGTGATTAGACATTTGCCTCCCAATTAGATTTGATCGATGCATAGATGGAACTAATTTCTTCAGGAGGTCGTAACTAGACATAAAATATGCAGAACTACAGGAACCACGGAGATTGATAGTCCTTACATATGAAGTTCTTTAACGTGGTAGCCTATGCTTTTAAAGTTGACTGCATGCAAACAACAGTTAGGTTGAAGTCAACTGGAATGTCGTGTGCTGAAACGACCTGTGATTTTATTGCTGTGGCTGGCAGTTGCCCATTCATGGGTGTAGATGACACTATCTGTTGTGGTCTTTAAGGCTGTAAGAGTACGTTTTACCCCCGAATCAGACATCTTGACACAACAGATCGATATGCCATATCTGATAACATTTTAATTTAGCATTACTTTTATACATTTCCAAACAAACTATTATTTTCCAAAGCGCAACCAAATCAAGAGGTTACGTTAGTGGAACGATATTAACGAGTATAGTACAAATGGCTGACCGTGCCTTTGTCTATAAATAGCCTTAAACGGTGTCTCATGGTTCACCTCCGAATAGGCTATAACCAGAGACTTTGCTATAACACGCGAACAAGCCATGGGAATATCTCTTTGCGAAGTCACCCCTGGGGACGCCCTTTTTAACGCCTGAATGCGGTGGGGGATGGTAGTGGTGGTTGGCTTGGCACCTCAAGACTACAATTGCCATGAGCTTTTGTCGATCGGTTGACCTGTCTGAATCGGCTGTCATGAATCTGAGAGTTAACCCACAATTAATTAGCCAAGATGCGGCGATACATGCGTGTTCTAGTTCTGTGCATGGTGTTAGCGTTTTTCTCTGCGCTTTATGTGTGTAGCCATCTCTCCTCGTTGGGGACATTTGAGTCCGTAGCCGTAGTTGGGGATCTTGCTTTCTCACGATCCGCTTCCCTGCAAAGCGACGTCGGGAAGATAGCTAGGCAATGGCCGGAGACAAGGGGCCCAGGGGATCTGCAGGATTACAGGTAAGATAAAGTCTTTAAAAGCAGTTTCTTAATCATTCTCAGGCCCGAGTCATGCAAAAGAACAGGTCGTATTAAGAACTACTGGTTTAGTGACTATGTAACCCCCAAGGGAGCCAATGTTGCTATGGAGGCGCAGAGGACCCCACGAGAAAAGTTCAATACGAAGTTACGTTAAAAATGGTCGGACAATATTGTTCACAGATTATCTCAATCTGTAGCTACTCTGTTAAACAATATAGTGTTACCTCCAACATTGCTTTTGTTTACAATGCATAGGCTCCCCGTCAGTGAATCGACCAGACGAATCGCCTTCCAATGTATCGGAATGTCTGATGGCTAGTTTGCCCGCTGGCTGATGCTAGGCTTCACAGATTCAGACACCAGTATAAAGGGATTACACATGTTGTTAAGTGTGCTTTATTGGTCTGTTATGAAA
The sequence above is drawn from the Clupea harengus chromosome 16, Ch_v2.0.2, whole genome shotgun sequence genome and encodes:
- the yaf2 gene encoding YY1-associated factor 2 isoform X1, whose product is MGDKKSPTRPKRQPKPSSDEGYWDCSVCTFKNSAEAFKCMMCDVRKGTSTRKPRPVSQLVAQQVTQQFASPTQPKKEKRERTDKERSEKEPTLKKISHKRMRPRLKNIDRSSAQHLEVTVGDLTVIITDFKEKAKPTSTSSPSAASADHHSQSGSSSDTNAERAASRSSSPRGEASSVNGESH
- the yaf2 gene encoding YY1-associated factor 2 isoform X2, with translation MMCDVRKGTSTRKPRPVSQLVAQQVTQQFASPTQPKKEKRERTDKERSEKEPTLKKISHKRMRPRLKNIDRSSAQHLEVTVGDLTVIITDFKEKAKPTSTSSPSAASADHHSQSGSSSDTNAERAASRSSSPRGEASSVNGESH